Proteins encoded by one window of Scatophagus argus isolate fScaArg1 chromosome 4, fScaArg1.pri, whole genome shotgun sequence:
- the LOC124057586 gene encoding E3 ubiquitin-protein ligase TRIM35-like codes for MAAKTAFVESFLSCYVCSETFRDPVSLSCNHSFCSSCLKQSWEQTGNKNCPICKRKSSKDFLFVNFPLKELADFFAGRQKSGSSETEQAEKKVEVVCSKHQEESKLFCEDEQRAVCPVCESCLHQSHRVVPIEQAVSDLKEQLKSDLKSLQDKRDKYKQVEETYNEVIQHSKKQLLSTEKQIRAEFNKLHQFLKEEEESRLAGLREEEEQKGKTISREMKMIQEQISSLSDSISAVEEDLQKHNMTFLSSYKATQSRARVQCSLSDPQLVSGALIDVAKHLGNLSFRVWDKMKDKVHFSPVILDPNTASRWLHLSDDLTSVRHGGTSQQLPDNPERFTKYTNVLGSEGFSSGKHSWEVEMGDHPVWAVGLAKESAERKRELYALPKYGVWCLTHRIREHTEKTSLQRIRVQLDYDRGEVSFYNPEDMTHIYTYKDTFTEKLVPFFCVGNSGDAKTADIKICQTDVSL; via the coding sequence ATGGCTGCGAAAACTGCATTTGTTGAAAGTTTCCTGAGTTGCTACGTGTGTTCAGAGACTTTCAGAGATCCTGTGTCTCTGAGCTGCAACCACAGCTTCTGTTCAAGCTGTCTGAAACAATCCTGGGaacaaactggaaacaaaaactgtcCCATTTGTAAGAGAAAATCCTCAAAAGATTTCCTGTTTGTGAATTTTCCACTGAAGGAACTCGCTGACTTCTTTGCTGGGAGACAGAAATCTGGATCATCTGAGACCGaacaagcagagaagaaggtggaggtggtgtgtaGTAAACATCAGGAAGAGTCTAAATTATTCTGTGAGGACGAGCAGAGAGCTGTGTGTCCTGTCTGTGAGTCTTGTCTCCATCAGAGTCACAGGGTGGTTCCTATAGAACAAGCAGTCAGTGACCTGAAGGAGCAGCTGAAATCTGACTTAAAGTCTCTGCAGGACAAGAGGGACAAATACAAACAAGTGGAGGAGACATACAATGAAGTGATTCAACACTCCAAGAAGCAGCTGCTGTCCACAGAGAAGCAGATCAGAGCAGAGTTCAACAAGCTCCACCAGTTcctgaaggaggaagaggagtccaGACTGGCAGgtctgagggaggaagaggagcagaagggGAAGACtatcagcagagagatgaagatgatTCAGGAGCAGATCTCCTCTCTGTCAGACAGCATCTCTGCTGTTGAAGAagacctgcagaaacacaacatgacGTTCCTCAGCAGTTATAAAGCCACTCAGTCCAGAGCCAGAGTCCAGTGCTCCCTGTCAGATCCACAGCTGGTCTCAGGAGCGCTCATAGATGTGGCCAAACACCTGGGCAACCTGTCCTTCAGAGTCTGGGACAAGATGAAGGACAAGGTCCACTTCAGTCCTGTCATTCTGGACCCAAACACTGCAAGCCGCTGGCTCCATCTGTCTGATGATCTGACCAGTGTGAGACATGGAGGCACAAGCCAGCAGCTTCCTGACAACCCAGAGAGATTCACTAAGTATACAAATGTTCTGGGCTCTGAGGGCTTCAGCTCAGGGAAACACAGCTGGGAGGTGGAGATGGGAGATCATCCTGTCTGGGCTGTAGGTTTGGCCAAAGAATcagctgagaggaagagggagctATATGCTTTACCAAAATATGGAGTCTGGTGTTTAACACATCGCATTAGAGAACACACGGAGAAGACGAGTCTCCAGAGGATCAGAGTCCAGCTGGACTATGACAGGGGGGAGGTGTCCTTCTACAACCCTGAAGACATGACTCACATCTACACTTACAAAGACACTTTCACTGAGAAGCTTGTGCCATTTTTCTGTGTTGGGAATTCTGGTGATGCCAAGACTGCTGATATCAAAATCTGTCAAActgatgtttctctgtga